The following coding sequences lie in one Haladaptatus sp. DJG-WS-42 genomic window:
- the trxA gene encoding thioredoxin, which produces MTVTLKDFYADWCGPCKTQDPILDELEEDWGDVAFEKVNVDEEQDIANEYQVRSLPTLIIENDGGVVERFVGVTQREDIEQALEKASA; this is translated from the coding sequence ATGACCGTCACGCTCAAGGATTTCTACGCAGACTGGTGTGGCCCGTGCAAGACCCAGGACCCAATCCTCGACGAACTTGAGGAGGACTGGGGCGACGTTGCCTTCGAGAAGGTGAACGTAGACGAAGAACAGGACATCGCAAACGAGTACCAAGTCCGCTCGCTTCCAACGCTCATCATCGAAAACGACGGCGGCGTCGTCGAACGCTTCGTCGGTGTCACCCAGCGCGAAGACATCGAGCAAGCCCTCGAAAAGGCAAGCGCATAA
- the npdG gene encoding NADPH-dependent F420 reductase produces the protein MRIALLGGTGDIGEGLALRWAYDTNHEVVIGSRDPERARGKAEEYMTELDSRGRDVKVTGFTNEMAADRADVVVLAVPAYHLVDTIEAVADGLDENTVLVSPAVGMKRDDDGFHYNAPSAGSVTQLAAGAAPEGTPVVGAFHNLPAARLANLDAELDIDTLLVSDDADAKETVRMLSAGIEGLRPVDAGGLANASEVEGITPLLINVAMNNDGMHDLGVTFH, from the coding sequence ATGCGAATTGCACTCCTTGGCGGAACCGGCGATATCGGTGAAGGCCTCGCCCTGCGGTGGGCGTACGACACGAACCACGAGGTTGTCATCGGGTCGCGCGACCCAGAACGCGCTCGTGGGAAGGCAGAAGAGTACATGACCGAACTCGACAGCCGTGGCCGTGACGTGAAAGTCACCGGCTTCACCAACGAGATGGCCGCCGACCGCGCGGACGTGGTCGTGCTCGCCGTCCCAGCGTATCACCTCGTGGACACCATCGAAGCCGTCGCAGATGGCTTAGATGAAAACACCGTCCTCGTGAGTCCCGCCGTCGGAATGAAACGCGACGACGACGGCTTTCACTACAACGCCCCAAGCGCGGGCAGCGTGACCCAGTTGGCCGCCGGAGCGGCTCCCGAAGGCACGCCAGTCGTCGGCGCGTTCCACAACCTACCCGCCGCACGACTCGCCAACTTGGATGCCGAACTGGACATCGACACCCTACTCGTCTCCGACGACGCGGACGCAAAAGAGACGGTTCGGATGCTCTCTGCGGGTATCGAAGGCCTTCGGCCAGTCGATGCAGGCGGGCTCGCAAACGCTTCGGAAGTCGAGGGAATTACGCCGTTGCTCATCAACGTCGCCATGAACAACGACGGGATGCACGACCTCGGCGTTACGTTCCACTAA